A single window of Modestobacter italicus DNA harbors:
- a CDS encoding phosphoribosylaminoimidazolesuccinocarboxamide synthase: MTLPFDLVARGKVRDVYAVDDDRLLLVASDRISAYDHVLPTPIPDKGRVLTALSVWWFEQLAPVLAEHGATHHLISADDVPAEVAGRAVLVRRLEMLPVECVARGYLSGSGTVEYQRTGAIVDVPLPAGLVEGSRLPEPVFTPSTKAAVGEHDEAIPFTGVVDAVGAEQAEALRALTLALYRRGAEIAEDAGIVLADTKFEFGTAGGSLVLGDEVLTPDSSRFWPATTWSPGAAQPSYDKQFVRDWLTVSGWDRVSPPPELPEDVVAATRDRYVKAYEQLTGTPFR; the protein is encoded by the coding sequence ATGACCCTGCCGTTCGACCTCGTGGCCCGGGGCAAGGTCCGCGACGTCTACGCCGTCGACGACGACCGGCTGCTGCTGGTCGCCAGCGACCGGATCTCCGCCTACGACCACGTGCTGCCCACGCCGATCCCGGACAAGGGGCGGGTGCTCACGGCGCTGTCGGTGTGGTGGTTCGAGCAGCTCGCGCCGGTGCTCGCCGAGCACGGCGCGACGCACCACCTGATCAGCGCCGACGACGTCCCGGCCGAGGTGGCCGGCCGGGCGGTGCTGGTCCGGCGGCTGGAGATGCTGCCGGTCGAGTGCGTGGCCCGCGGCTATCTGTCCGGCTCGGGCACGGTGGAGTACCAGCGCACCGGGGCCATCGTCGACGTCCCGCTGCCGGCCGGCCTGGTCGAGGGGTCGCGGCTGCCCGAACCGGTGTTCACCCCGTCCACCAAGGCCGCGGTCGGGGAGCACGACGAGGCGATCCCCTTCACCGGGGTGGTCGACGCGGTCGGCGCCGAGCAGGCCGAGGCGCTGCGCGCGCTGACGCTCGCGCTGTACCGGCGGGGCGCCGAGATCGCCGAGGACGCCGGCATCGTGCTGGCCGACACCAAGTTCGAGTTCGGCACGGCCGGGGGGTCGCTCGTGCTCGGCGACGAGGTCCTCACCCCGGACTCCTCGCGGTTCTGGCCGGCCACCACCTGGTCGCCGGGCGCCGCGCAGCCCTCCTACGACAAGCAGTTCGTCCGCGACTGGCTGACCGTCTCCGGCTGGGACCGGGTGTCCCCGCCGCCGGAGCTGCCCGAGGACGTCGTCGCCGCCACCCGGGACCGCTACGTCAAGGCCTACGAGCAGCTCACCGGCACGCCGTTCCGCTGA
- the purB gene encoding adenylosuccinate lyase, whose product MIDRYTLPDMGRVWSDQHKYELWCRVETLVLEAHAAAGRVPADVVEPVRNAPPPTPERVAEIEETTQHDVIAFLTAWADNTEPRSAAAYVHHGMTSSDLLDTALAVQLTDATDVLLAKADRLVAALRDHGLAHRGTIKVGRTHGVHAEPDVWGHRVADLAFAAARSRDRLRRAREAVGVVAISGAVGTYSLIDPSVEVTVAEALQLRAADASTQVVLRDGISEWVSALAIIATVCEAVALEVRHGQRTEVRELSEAFGSGQKGSSAMPHKKNPIRSERIAGLARVVRAAIVPVMEGIPLWHERDISHSSTERVFLPDAAITTDYLLDLTAGLVENLVVDADRMRANLESTGGLIYTSAVLLELVEAGLGREQSYALVQSAAMRTWQDGTPFRETLRERAAADGVALDEARLDDICRPERYVANLGPLFDRLAALS is encoded by the coding sequence ATGATCGACAGGTACACCCTGCCCGACATGGGCCGGGTCTGGAGCGACCAGCACAAGTACGAGCTGTGGTGCCGGGTGGAGACACTCGTCCTCGAGGCGCACGCGGCCGCCGGGCGGGTGCCAGCCGACGTGGTGGAGCCGGTGCGCAACGCGCCGCCGCCGACCCCCGAGCGGGTGGCGGAGATCGAGGAGACGACGCAGCACGACGTCATCGCCTTCCTCACCGCGTGGGCCGACAACACCGAGCCGCGCTCGGCGGCGGCCTACGTGCACCACGGCATGACCTCCTCCGACCTGCTGGACACCGCCCTCGCCGTCCAGCTCACCGACGCCACCGACGTCCTGCTGGCCAAGGCCGACCGGCTGGTCGCCGCGCTGCGCGACCACGGGCTGGCCCACCGCGGCACCATCAAGGTGGGGCGCACCCACGGCGTGCACGCCGAGCCCGACGTCTGGGGTCACCGGGTGGCCGACCTGGCGTTCGCCGCGGCCCGCTCCCGCGACCGGCTGCGCCGCGCGCGCGAGGCGGTCGGCGTGGTCGCCATCTCCGGCGCCGTCGGCACGTACTCGCTCATCGACCCCTCCGTCGAGGTGACCGTCGCCGAGGCGCTGCAGCTGCGCGCCGCCGACGCCTCGACCCAGGTGGTGCTGCGCGACGGGATCAGCGAGTGGGTCTCCGCGCTGGCGATCATCGCGACCGTCTGCGAGGCGGTCGCGCTGGAGGTGCGGCACGGCCAGCGCACCGAGGTGCGGGAGCTCTCCGAGGCGTTCGGCTCGGGCCAGAAGGGTTCGTCCGCGATGCCGCACAAGAAGAACCCGATCCGCTCCGAGCGGATCGCCGGCCTGGCCCGGGTGGTCCGCGCGGCGATCGTGCCGGTGATGGAGGGCATCCCGCTGTGGCACGAGCGGGACATCTCGCACTCGTCCACCGAGCGCGTCTTCCTGCCCGACGCGGCCATCACCACCGACTACCTGCTGGACCTGACCGCGGGGCTGGTGGAGAACCTGGTCGTGGACGCCGACCGGATGCGGGCCAACCTGGAGTCCACCGGCGGGCTGATCTACACCTCCGCCGTCCTGCTGGAGCTGGTCGAGGCCGGGCTGGGGCGCGAGCAGTCCTACGCGCTGGTGCAGTCCGCGGCGATGCGCACCTGGCAGGACGGGACGCCGTTCCGGGAGACGCTGCGCGAGCGGGCGGCCGCCGACGGGGTCGCGCTCGACGAGGCGCGGCTGGACGACATCTGCCGGCCCGAGCGCTACGTGGCCAACCTCGGCCCGCTGTTCGACCGGCTGGCCGCGCTGTCATGA